From a single Herbiconiux sp. SALV-R1 genomic region:
- a CDS encoding MFS transporter: MSRHPRSDAAGSERSAPEPAAPASAGGGLGGGLGGVPGGGSGGGSGGGSGGVPGGGSGGVPGGGSGGTGGDRPETGGRSRGTWGIGGQAVLVCAFIACVQMTWGVIVPALPVLVDHFGLATGSIGVLIAAFASGRVIANVPAGLALRRIPPRPFLQVVCVLLIAVTAVTGLLPNEPALLAARLVAGVLGGAAVTIGFAVIVAGAPPERRGRTMAMATVVQMSGGAVGALIGGAAVSAWGVQWAFAVAVVPLVVCLVVDLVRPASWFWSAFADRPAPDARARQSAPVAADADAAAAAQAAAGVAGAAADARRRSGSRLLVVGLVAVAFATFFARFAGEQGLIPVLAYDIGGLDPFGLGIVMAVGTVVSIGALPLVGRVVDRGARLTVLVPATLVAASAVMLFPAMTAPLAFSAVLVLYYVATSVAGIVPNVVTGERFPPATAGTIIGFTRSAGDIGAALGPILVFAVADLAGPLPAVGAIAATLLLALIVLVVPLVRGARGARGAHEARGEREVDGARGPRPPRAAQRSAREGSSATRT, from the coding sequence GTGAGTCGTCACCCGCGGTCGGATGCGGCCGGCTCGGAGCGTTCTGCGCCCGAGCCGGCCGCTCCGGCGTCTGCGGGCGGCGGGCTGGGTGGCGGGTTGGGTGGCGTTCCCGGTGGCGGGTCGGGCGGCGGGTCGGGCGGCGGGTCGGGCGGCGTGCCCGGTGGCGGGTCGGGCGGCGTGCCCGGTGGCGGGTCGGGCGGCACCGGGGGTGACCGGCCCGAGACCGGAGGCCGCTCCCGCGGCACCTGGGGCATCGGCGGCCAGGCGGTGCTCGTGTGCGCCTTCATCGCCTGCGTGCAGATGACCTGGGGCGTCATCGTCCCCGCGCTCCCCGTGCTGGTCGACCACTTCGGACTCGCCACGGGCAGCATCGGGGTGCTCATCGCCGCGTTCGCCAGCGGTCGGGTGATCGCGAACGTGCCGGCCGGGCTGGCGCTCCGCCGCATCCCTCCCCGACCTTTCCTGCAGGTGGTGTGCGTGCTGCTCATCGCGGTCACGGCGGTGACGGGGTTGCTGCCGAACGAGCCGGCGCTGCTCGCCGCGCGGCTGGTCGCGGGCGTGCTGGGCGGGGCTGCGGTGACGATCGGCTTCGCGGTGATCGTGGCGGGTGCGCCGCCGGAGCGCCGGGGCCGCACCATGGCGATGGCCACCGTCGTGCAGATGAGCGGCGGGGCCGTCGGTGCGCTGATCGGCGGCGCCGCGGTGAGCGCATGGGGCGTGCAGTGGGCGTTCGCGGTGGCGGTCGTGCCGCTCGTGGTGTGCCTCGTCGTCGATCTGGTGCGGCCGGCGAGCTGGTTCTGGTCGGCCTTCGCCGATCGCCCGGCACCGGATGCGCGGGCCCGGCAGAGCGCGCCGGTCGCGGCGGACGCGGATGCGGCGGCGGCAGCGCAGGCGGCGGCGGGTGTCGCGGGTGCGGCGGCGGATGCGCGGCGGCGCTCGGGTTCCCGCCTCCTGGTCGTGGGGCTGGTGGCGGTCGCCTTCGCCACCTTCTTCGCGCGTTTCGCGGGCGAGCAGGGCCTCATCCCGGTGCTCGCCTACGACATCGGCGGGCTCGACCCGTTCGGCCTCGGCATCGTCATGGCCGTCGGCACCGTGGTGAGCATCGGCGCGCTGCCGCTCGTGGGGCGCGTGGTCGACCGGGGAGCCCGGCTGACGGTGCTCGTGCCCGCCACCCTCGTCGCGGCGAGTGCCGTGATGCTGTTCCCCGCGATGACGGCGCCGCTCGCCTTCTCGGCGGTGCTCGTGCTCTACTACGTCGCCACCAGCGTGGCCGGCATCGTGCCGAACGTGGTGACGGGTGAGCGGTTCCCGCCCGCCACCGCGGGAACCATCATCGGCTTCACCCGCTCAGCGGGCGACATCGGTGCGGCGCTCGGGCCCATCCTCGTCTTCGCGGTTGCCGACCTCGCCGGGCCCCTGCCCGCGGTCGGTGCCATCGCCGCGACTCTGCTGCTCGCTCTGATCGTGCTCGTCGTGCCGCTCGTGCGCGGGGCGCGTGGGGCGCGCGGCGCGCACGAGGCGCGTGGGGAGCGCGAGGTGGACGGGGCACGCGGGCCGCGCCCGCCGCGCGCGGCTCAGAGATCGGCGCGGGAGGGGTCGAGCGCGACCCGCACCTGA
- a CDS encoding ABC transporter substrate-binding protein translates to MSIGALAASALLLSACSSGSSATEESADAAGLTVGSVDLAAAGCPATVVIQTGWNPEAEHGHLYQLLGDEPAIDASKKVVSGPLMASGEYTGVDVEIRAGGPATGYQTVTSLMYTDPDILLGYVSTDESIAQSDEMPTTAVFASHDISPLMIMWDPATYPEVKGVSDLVDAGAIIRYFGGSAYMEYLTSAGIIPESQLDASYDGTPASFVASGGADAQQGYASAEPYVYENEVESWMKPVAYQLIDDLGFRPYQDPVVVRSADVETSASCLEALVPVLQQAEVDYFADPDATNALILDLVEQYDTGWVYTQGVADYSVETMLAEGISGNGENATLGDFDEARVQDLMDKMIPVWEAQGVTVAEGLTPGDLVTNEFIDESIGMAE, encoded by the coding sequence GTGTCGATCGGAGCGCTCGCCGCCTCGGCACTGCTGCTGAGCGCCTGCAGCTCGGGCTCTTCGGCCACGGAGGAGAGCGCCGACGCCGCCGGTCTCACCGTGGGAAGCGTCGACCTGGCGGCGGCCGGCTGCCCCGCGACCGTGGTCATCCAGACCGGCTGGAACCCCGAGGCCGAGCACGGCCACCTCTACCAGTTGCTCGGTGACGAGCCCGCGATCGACGCCTCGAAGAAGGTCGTCTCCGGGCCCCTCATGGCGAGCGGCGAGTACACCGGTGTCGACGTCGAGATCAGGGCCGGCGGCCCGGCGACCGGCTACCAGACGGTGACCAGCCTCATGTACACCGACCCCGACATCCTGCTCGGATACGTCTCGACCGACGAGTCGATCGCCCAGTCGGACGAGATGCCCACCACCGCGGTGTTCGCCTCGCACGACATCAGCCCGTTGATGATCATGTGGGACCCGGCGACGTATCCTGAGGTGAAGGGGGTGAGCGATCTCGTCGACGCCGGCGCGATCATCCGCTACTTCGGTGGCTCGGCCTACATGGAGTACCTGACCTCGGCGGGCATCATCCCCGAGTCGCAGCTCGACGCCTCCTACGACGGCACCCCCGCGTCGTTCGTCGCCTCGGGAGGCGCCGACGCCCAGCAGGGGTACGCCTCGGCCGAGCCCTATGTGTACGAGAATGAAGTGGAGAGCTGGATGAAGCCCGTCGCCTACCAGCTCATCGACGACCTCGGCTTCCGCCCCTACCAAGACCCCGTGGTGGTGCGCTCGGCCGATGTGGAGACCTCGGCGTCGTGCCTCGAGGCGCTGGTGCCGGTGCTGCAGCAGGCCGAGGTCGACTACTTCGCCGACCCGGATGCGACGAACGCGCTGATCCTGGATCTGGTCGAGCAGTACGACACGGGCTGGGTCTACACCCAGGGGGTGGCCGACTACTCGGTCGAGACCATGCTCGCCGAGGGCATCTCGGGCAATGGCGAGAACGCGACTCTGGGCGATTTCGACGAGGCGCGCGTGCAAGACCTGATGGACAAGATGATCCCCGTCTGGGAGGCGCAGGGCGTCACTGTGGCCGAGGGGCTCACTCCCGGCGACCTGGTGACGAACGAGTTCATCGACGAGTCGATCGGCATGGCGGAGTGA
- a CDS encoding asparaginase domain-containing protein, with translation MSFTADRRARVVIFSGPRATIQNSAALRTSQSVRRARGLAGADPAAPEALRSQHLAAPVTAFVTAFSAHPLEGDAAELYGPVDGWLDPASGEFLSAADATGAAGPDGWTPVYRVTLDPADGPYPLPYAATQANGEPWNGPFDDAGNARQLFYPDASRIVREIDHFGLDGYGGNNLLGGLADFDFVRAAPSGGYTKGQPAAERTDTPTPAGHRGEPGDLAPEVLGENFFPYMPMRQEPALPTLATLTNIVYDTLAGGDYDGAIWLEGSPTTEETVYWFNLLIPTRRPLIGNCSQYGHGVFGNDGDHNLVQSTAYIASRVWADENGDDRVGTVMIQNGQVFTSREVQKADARPGGYIAYGGHGGIVGNTVEDPVLSFVPVARHTHTSSLTLDTLPTSVPGIHGTPVETLDGDGHLLPSAMPKVTVARYVNYGQDDFSDSADSEVEILARIDKNLRDHPLSGIVAEGSAPYGGVYESMRAALLQAVFRGMPVVAVGRGGGGYAFGQSTMGGLLVRGSNLSAPKARILLMASLLKIGALPVPADPDAPTAAELDAIRSKVAEYQVVFDTH, from the coding sequence ATGAGCTTCACAGCAGACCGCCGGGCCCGCGTGGTGATCTTCTCCGGCCCGCGTGCGACCATCCAGAACAGTGCCGCGCTGCGCACCAGCCAGTCGGTGCGCAGGGCCCGGGGTCTCGCGGGCGCCGACCCCGCCGCACCCGAGGCGCTGCGGTCGCAGCATCTCGCCGCGCCTGTCACGGCGTTCGTGACGGCGTTCTCGGCGCATCCGCTCGAGGGCGACGCCGCCGAGCTCTACGGGCCGGTCGACGGGTGGCTCGACCCGGCGTCGGGCGAGTTCCTCTCGGCTGCTGACGCGACGGGCGCCGCGGGGCCCGACGGCTGGACCCCGGTGTACCGCGTCACCCTCGACCCCGCCGACGGGCCCTACCCGCTCCCTTACGCCGCCACCCAAGCGAACGGCGAACCCTGGAACGGCCCCTTCGACGACGCGGGCAACGCCCGGCAACTGTTCTATCCCGACGCATCGCGCATCGTGCGTGAGATCGACCACTTCGGCCTCGACGGCTACGGCGGCAACAACCTGCTCGGCGGGCTCGCCGACTTCGACTTCGTGCGGGCGGCGCCCTCCGGCGGGTACACGAAGGGCCAGCCCGCCGCCGAGCGCACCGACACCCCCACGCCCGCCGGCCACCGCGGCGAACCAGGAGACCTCGCTCCCGAGGTGCTCGGCGAGAACTTCTTCCCCTACATGCCGATGCGCCAGGAGCCCGCCCTCCCCACCCTCGCGACGCTCACCAACATCGTCTACGACACCCTCGCCGGCGGCGACTACGACGGCGCCATCTGGCTCGAGGGCAGCCCCACCACCGAGGAGACCGTCTACTGGTTCAACCTCCTCATCCCCACCCGCCGGCCGCTCATCGGGAACTGCTCGCAATACGGGCACGGCGTGTTCGGCAACGACGGCGACCACAACCTCGTGCAGTCGACCGCCTACATCGCCTCCCGGGTGTGGGCCGACGAGAACGGCGACGACCGGGTCGGCACCGTGATGATCCAGAACGGGCAGGTGTTCACCTCGCGCGAGGTGCAGAAGGCGGATGCGCGGCCCGGCGGGTACATCGCCTACGGCGGGCACGGCGGCATCGTCGGCAACACCGTCGAAGACCCCGTGCTCTCGTTCGTGCCGGTCGCCCGGCACACCCACACCTCCTCCCTCACCCTCGACACCCTGCCCACGAGCGTGCCCGGCATCCACGGCACCCCCGTCGAGACCCTCGACGGGGACGGCCATCTACTACCATCGGCGATGCCCAAGGTGACTGTCGCCCGCTACGTGAATTACGGGCAGGACGACTTCTCCGACTCCGCCGACAGCGAGGTCGAGATCCTCGCCCGGATCGACAAGAACCTGCGCGACCACCCGCTGTCGGGAATCGTCGCCGAGGGCTCCGCGCCCTACGGCGGCGTCTACGAGTCGATGCGGGCCGCGCTGCTGCAGGCCGTGTTCCGCGGCATGCCGGTGGTGGCCGTGGGGCGCGGCGGAGGCGGATACGCCTTCGGCCAGTCGACCATGGGCGGGCTGCTCGTGCGCGGCAGCAACCTCTCGGCGCCGAAGGCGCGCATCCTGCTGATGGCGAGCCTGCTGAAGATCGGCGCCCTGCCGGTGCCCGCCGATCCGGATGCGCCCACGGCGGCCGAGCTCGACGCCATCCGCTCGAAGGTCGCCGAGTACCAAGTCGTCTTCGACACCCACTGA
- a CDS encoding NtaA/DmoA family FMN-dependent monooxygenase (This protein belongs to a clade of FMN-dependent monooxygenases, within a broader family of flavin-dependent oxidoreductases, the luciferase-like monooxygenase (LMM) family, some of whose members use coenzyme F420 rather than FMN.) has protein sequence MPYQMSLALDLSFSHHQGRWRLPGSWAGRDFPDLRMYRELLLAAERGCLDMVFFGDGTGIPSTYGGTIDPAVEWGIGFPRQDMSPFIAALAQQTSNIGFGLTYSSTFMHPFYVARLLNSLDIVTAGRMAFNVVTSSRGADAANYGFDSLMDHDARYRRMEEFVAVCQELWRSVDRDAFVWDRETGMVAEPGSIRAIDHHGEFFDVAGPLNTVPSPQQAPVLIQAGGSPRGIRASAGFADVVFGGAFSDADRLRHRTLLDEELLAAGRDPSRVGILWDLQLIVGETPEDARRRKAQLAELLPPEASAAQFAHNTGYDFQALPERFTLEELQAEVIAKQASPMGFRDLVNEHGATTELTREEFFEGLWKVATGYEHTVAGSAAEVADYLEQAYEASGSRGGFMIAHPQVTPRDLIDVVGLLVPELQRRGRFRTRYDGSTLRDTLGVPAFA, from the coding sequence GTGCCCTACCAGATGAGCCTCGCGCTCGACCTCTCCTTCTCCCACCACCAGGGCAGGTGGCGACTCCCCGGCTCCTGGGCGGGCCGCGACTTCCCCGATCTGCGCATGTACCGCGAGCTGCTGCTTGCTGCCGAACGCGGCTGCCTCGACATGGTGTTCTTCGGCGACGGCACCGGCATCCCCTCCACCTACGGCGGAACCATCGACCCCGCCGTGGAATGGGGCATCGGATTCCCGCGCCAAGACATGAGCCCGTTCATCGCCGCGCTCGCGCAGCAGACCAGCAACATCGGTTTCGGACTGACCTACTCATCGACGTTCATGCATCCCTTCTACGTCGCCCGACTGCTCAACTCGCTCGACATCGTGACCGCCGGGCGGATGGCGTTCAACGTCGTGACCTCCTCACGCGGGGCCGACGCCGCGAACTACGGCTTCGACTCGCTGATGGATCACGACGCACGCTACCGACGCATGGAAGAGTTCGTCGCCGTCTGCCAAGAGCTGTGGAGAAGTGTCGACCGCGACGCCTTTGTGTGGGACAGGGAGACCGGCATGGTGGCCGAGCCGGGCAGCATCCGCGCCATCGACCACCACGGCGAGTTCTTCGACGTCGCCGGCCCCCTCAACACCGTGCCGAGCCCGCAGCAGGCCCCCGTGCTCATTCAGGCCGGCGGCTCGCCGCGCGGCATCCGCGCCTCGGCCGGCTTCGCCGACGTCGTGTTCGGCGGCGCCTTCTCCGACGCCGACCGCCTGCGCCACCGCACCCTCCTCGACGAAGAGCTGCTCGCGGCCGGCCGCGACCCCTCCCGCGTCGGCATCCTCTGGGACCTCCAGCTCATCGTCGGCGAGACCCCCGAAGACGCCCGGCGCCGCAAGGCCCAGCTCGCCGAGCTGCTGCCGCCCGAGGCTTCCGCCGCACAGTTCGCCCACAACACCGGCTACGACTTCCAGGCACTTCCCGAGCGCTTCACCCTGGAGGAGCTGCAGGCCGAGGTGATCGCGAAGCAGGCGAGCCCGATGGGGTTCCGCGACCTGGTGAACGAGCACGGAGCCACCACCGAACTCACCCGCGAGGAGTTCTTCGAGGGGCTCTGGAAGGTGGCGACCGGCTACGAGCACACCGTCGCGGGGAGCGCCGCCGAGGTCGCCGACTACCTCGAGCAGGCCTACGAGGCCAGCGGCAGCCGGGGCGGCTTCATGATCGCGCACCCGCAGGTCACCCCGCGCGACCTGATCGACGTGGTGGGGCTGCTCGTGCCGGAGCTGCAGCGGCGCGGGCGATTCCGCACCCGCTACGACGGCTCGACGCTGCGCGACACCTTGGGGGTGCCGGCGTTCGCGTGA
- a CDS encoding VOC family protein, giving the protein MTTNLNPYINFKGDAKEAMEFYHSVFGGELRSNTFDEFQMPVDEGEGSLIMHSQLVTPGGLVLMASDTPSSMEYTPGSTITISLSGDDTDELGGWFEALSAGGTVTLPFEKAPWGDYYGQFTDKFGVAWMVNGGSTADSAPDGA; this is encoded by the coding sequence ATGACCACGAACCTGAACCCCTACATCAACTTCAAGGGCGACGCGAAGGAGGCGATGGAGTTCTATCACTCAGTCTTCGGCGGGGAGCTCCGTTCGAACACCTTCGACGAGTTCCAGATGCCGGTCGACGAGGGCGAGGGCTCGCTCATCATGCACTCCCAGCTCGTGACGCCGGGCGGGCTCGTGCTGATGGCCTCCGACACCCCGAGCTCGATGGAGTACACCCCGGGCAGCACCATCACCATCTCGCTGAGCGGAGACGACACCGACGAGCTGGGCGGCTGGTTCGAGGCGCTCTCCGCGGGCGGCACGGTCACGCTGCCGTTCGAGAAGGCGCCCTGGGGCGACTATTACGGCCAGTTCACCGACAAGTTCGGCGTGGCCTGGATGGTGAACGGAGGGTCGACCGCCGACTCCGCGCCCGACGGCGCCTGA
- a CDS encoding LLM class flavin-dependent oxidoreductase: MVSYGVFLPVGNNGWILSTTSPQYEPTFELQRSIVERAEKHGFDFALAMLKYRGYGGETQHWNHTIDPMTLMAALAPLTSTIKLYATVSPLSYNPIVVAKMAQLIDEISGGRFGINLVAGWNRSEYAQMGAWRGDDYYGYRYDYLSEFTQILLTAWESGRVTFHGEYFDIDDCEVAPVPAGHIDLISAGTSSRGRRFVAEYADYQFGAGGDAAEVAASNAALAAASADLGRTPGAFAQTLVVLGDTDADAQRKAELYQRGVDLGAVAGMVREYSNDTSTDGSSAMVVESHRADVSPFYGGRALVGSPQTVADHLNAIAAVPGTAGVMLTFDDFLEGTDRFGTEVMPLLDHLPTRTTTAPAPAASAPTTAPAPAPAPAPAPAPAASADTATAPAPTTAPAPAPKG; encoded by the coding sequence ATGGTCAGCTACGGCGTCTTCCTCCCCGTCGGCAACAACGGCTGGATCCTCTCCACCACCTCGCCGCAGTACGAACCGACTTTCGAGCTGCAGCGCTCGATCGTCGAACGCGCCGAGAAGCACGGCTTCGACTTCGCGCTGGCGATGCTCAAGTACCGCGGCTACGGCGGCGAGACGCAGCACTGGAACCACACCATCGACCCGATGACCCTGATGGCGGCGCTCGCCCCGCTCACCTCGACCATCAAGCTCTATGCCACCGTGTCGCCACTCAGCTACAACCCGATCGTGGTGGCGAAGATGGCCCAGCTGATCGACGAGATCTCGGGCGGGCGGTTCGGCATCAACCTCGTCGCGGGCTGGAACCGCAGCGAGTACGCCCAGATGGGCGCCTGGCGAGGCGACGACTACTACGGCTACCGCTACGACTACCTCTCGGAGTTCACGCAGATCCTCCTCACCGCCTGGGAGAGCGGGAGGGTGACCTTCCACGGCGAGTACTTCGACATCGACGACTGCGAGGTGGCACCGGTGCCCGCCGGCCACATCGACCTCATCTCGGCCGGCACCTCCTCGCGTGGGCGGCGCTTCGTGGCGGAGTACGCCGACTACCAGTTCGGCGCGGGCGGCGACGCGGCGGAAGTGGCAGCGTCGAACGCCGCGCTGGCGGCGGCGAGCGCCGACCTCGGCCGCACTCCGGGCGCCTTCGCGCAGACGCTCGTGGTGCTCGGCGACACCGACGCGGATGCGCAGCGCAAGGCCGAGCTCTACCAGCGGGGCGTCGACCTCGGTGCCGTGGCCGGCATGGTGCGGGAGTACTCGAACGACACCTCGACCGACGGCTCGAGCGCCATGGTCGTGGAAAGCCACCGGGCCGACGTCTCGCCGTTCTACGGCGGCCGCGCGCTGGTGGGTTCGCCGCAGACGGTGGCCGACCACCTCAACGCCATAGCCGCCGTGCCCGGCACCGCCGGCGTGATGCTCACCTTCGACGACTTCCTCGAAGGCACCGACCGCTTCGGCACCGAGGTCATGCCCCTGCTCGACCACCTCCCCACGCGAACGACCACCGCACCCGCACCCGCCGCATCCGCGCCGACCACCGCACCCGCACCCGCACCCGCACCCGCACCCGCACCCGCACCCGCAGCATCCGCCGACACCGCGACAGCACCCGCGCCGACCACCGCACCCGCGCCCGCCCCGAAAGGCTGA
- a CDS encoding O-acetyl-ADP-ribose deacetylase, whose product MTDAIEIVRADITTVAADAVVNAANSSLLGGGGVDGAIHRRGGPAVLEACRELRRTTFPDGLPAGDAVATTAGDLPARWVIHTVGPVWSARDDRSAVLASAYRRSLEVATELGAASVVFPAVSAGVYGWPMDDAARIAVETVLASPYDGRVAFALFNAEAEEAFRRALRLALRAPGTDRRSTS is encoded by the coding sequence ATGACGGATGCGATCGAGATCGTCAGGGCCGACATCACGACGGTCGCCGCCGACGCCGTCGTGAACGCCGCGAACAGCTCGCTGCTCGGCGGAGGCGGGGTCGACGGCGCCATCCACCGCCGCGGCGGCCCGGCCGTTCTCGAGGCCTGCCGGGAGCTCAGGCGCACGACCTTCCCCGACGGACTCCCCGCGGGCGACGCGGTCGCCACCACGGCGGGCGACCTCCCCGCCCGCTGGGTCATCCACACCGTCGGGCCGGTCTGGAGCGCCCGAGACGACCGTTCGGCCGTGCTGGCGTCGGCGTACCGCCGCTCGCTCGAGGTGGCGACGGAGCTCGGTGCGGCATCCGTCGTCTTCCCCGCCGTCTCGGCAGGGGTGTACGGCTGGCCGATGGACGACGCGGCGCGCATCGCCGTCGAGACCGTGCTCGCGAGCCCCTACGACGGCCGCGTCGCCTTCGCGCTGTTCAACGCGGAGGCCGAGGAGGCGTTCAGGCGCGCCCTCAGGCTGGCCCTCAGGGCACCAGGCACTGATCGGCGATCGACCAGCTGA
- a CDS encoding GntR family transcriptional regulator, whose translation MTPPDAARPPQPPRRRSFTDDKILDLGRHRRQDEARRLRDLVSAFVLSAAESGQRLPSDEEIAREFSCTRNTARIAMQMLVQENSIGRAAGQGTHARTPPTTWRTDRLLDKLRISPEPVDHDYLLIGWHETSAIPAPMAAVFDPEAVRMAVFERVVLYRGRPGSLRTYYLPLRAHDEFGQAEANDDVLEVLEHRFEHSPLSASRQISAISADLSAAELLAVEVGTPLLFIETTVRSAAGHVVMVYHGRQRSDQVRVALDPSRADL comes from the coding sequence ATGACGCCACCCGACGCAGCCCGGCCCCCGCAGCCCCCGCGGCGGCGGAGCTTCACCGACGACAAGATCCTCGATCTTGGCCGCCACCGCCGACAGGACGAGGCGAGGCGGCTGCGCGACCTGGTCTCGGCGTTCGTGCTCTCCGCCGCCGAGAGCGGGCAACGGCTGCCCTCCGACGAGGAGATCGCCCGAGAGTTCTCCTGCACCCGCAACACCGCGCGCATCGCGATGCAGATGCTGGTGCAGGAGAACTCGATCGGGCGCGCGGCGGGCCAAGGCACCCACGCGCGCACCCCGCCCACCACCTGGCGCACCGACCGCCTGCTCGACAAGCTGCGCATCTCACCCGAGCCCGTCGACCACGACTACCTCCTCATCGGCTGGCACGAGACCTCGGCAATCCCGGCCCCCATGGCGGCGGTGTTCGATCCTGAGGCGGTGCGGATGGCCGTGTTCGAGCGTGTGGTGCTCTATCGCGGGCGCCCCGGTTCACTGCGCACCTATTACCTGCCGCTGCGTGCGCACGACGAGTTCGGCCAGGCGGAGGCGAACGACGACGTGCTCGAGGTGCTCGAGCACCGCTTCGAGCACAGTCCGCTGAGCGCCTCGCGGCAGATCAGCGCGATCTCGGCCGACCTCTCGGCGGCCGAGCTGCTCGCGGTGGAGGTGGGCACACCCCTGCTGTTCATCGAGACGACCGTGCGCTCGGCCGCCGGGCACGTGGTGATGGTCTACCACGGGCGTCAGCGCTCCGATCAGGTGCGGGTCGCGCTCGACCCCTCCCGCGCCGATCTCTGA
- a CDS encoding ABC transporter ATP-binding protein, which produces MKESSTVKDKSANGIVLSDLRKDYGTGSLAVDGVDIDIAPGEFMTFLGPSGSGKTTTLNMIAGFEEVTSGSVVIADSDVSTQPAHKRDLGMVFQSYALFPHLTVEQNIAFPLKERKVAKDEIARRVAEALELVHLGDYGKRYPRELSGGQQQRVALARAVVFRPRALLLDEPLGALDRKLRASLQLEIRRMHRELGLTCVFVTHDQEEALFLSDRIAVFNKGKIEQLGTPSDLYNSPKTLFVAQFLGDSNVFPGVRSGATFQSGGQIWALASAEGPSEGHLIVRPEHVEVHPADALPSAGHNATTATVESSVFLGTYHRLELRFPDGTAGLAMAPARARDSAPAEGTEVVVSWSIADQCLVP; this is translated from the coding sequence GTGAAAGAGAGCAGCACCGTGAAAGACAAGTCCGCCAACGGAATCGTGCTCTCCGATTTGCGCAAGGACTACGGAACCGGCTCGCTCGCCGTCGACGGCGTCGACATCGACATCGCTCCCGGCGAGTTCATGACCTTCCTCGGGCCGAGCGGTTCGGGCAAGACGACGACCCTGAACATGATCGCCGGCTTCGAAGAGGTCACCTCGGGCAGTGTGGTGATCGCCGACTCCGACGTGTCGACCCAGCCCGCGCACAAGCGCGATCTCGGAATGGTGTTCCAGAGTTACGCCCTGTTCCCGCACCTGACGGTGGAGCAGAACATCGCTTTCCCGCTCAAGGAGCGCAAGGTCGCCAAGGACGAGATCGCCCGGAGGGTCGCTGAGGCGCTCGAGCTCGTGCACCTCGGCGACTACGGCAAGCGCTACCCGCGCGAGCTCTCCGGCGGTCAGCAGCAGCGCGTGGCGCTGGCGCGCGCCGTGGTGTTCCGCCCCCGGGCGCTGCTGCTCGACGAGCCGCTGGGCGCGCTCGACCGCAAGCTCCGCGCCTCACTGCAACTCGAGATCCGCCGCATGCACCGCGAACTCGGCCTCACCTGTGTCTTCGTGACCCACGATCAGGAGGAGGCGCTGTTCCTCTCAGATCGCATCGCCGTGTTCAACAAGGGCAAGATCGAGCAACTCGGTACCCCGAGCGATCTCTACAACTCGCCCAAGACGTTGTTCGTCGCGCAGTTCCTCGGCGACTCGAACGTCTTCCCAGGTGTGCGCAGCGGCGCCACGTTCCAGAGCGGCGGGCAGATCTGGGCGCTGGCCTCCGCCGAGGGCCCGAGCGAAGGGCACCTCATCGTGCGCCCCGAACACGTCGAGGTGCACCCGGCCGACGCGCTGCCGAGCGCCGGGCACAACGCCACGACCGCCACGGTGGAGTCGAGCGTCTTCCTCGGCACGTACCACCGCCTGGAGCTGCGGTTCCCCGACGGCACGGCAGGACTCGCGATGGCGCCGGCGCGCGCACGCGATTCCGCCCCCGCCGAGGGGACGGAGGTCGTGGTCAGCTGGTCGATCGCCGATCAGTGCCTGGTGCCCTGA